The following DNA comes from Fervidibacillus albus.
GATATTTTTGCCACGACTTCGATGGATTTCAAATCCGTACCCAGCCAACGATGCAACTAAAATGGCCAAAATCGTCGTCACAAAAGCAACGATAAACGAATTCCATAAGGCGGTGGCAATATCGTAACTAGCAAACAAATTTTTAAGATTCTCGATTAAGTAATTTCCTGGAAGCAAACGTCCCTTCGTAATTTCCACAGATTTATTTGTCATACTAATTACCATCCACAAAAATGGAAAGATCGATATGAACGAAACAACAGTTAAAAATAAATAGAGGAAAAATTTTTTAACCTTCATATTTAATCACCTGACACTTTAAATTGAATAATAGATAAAATGACGATTAAAATTAAAATCACATAGGAAACGGTGGCTGCATATCCAAAATCCGGGGTATATTCAAAGGATAAGTTATATATATATTGGGAAATTGTAATCGTTGCATTGCCAGGTCCACCGTACGTAATATTCATTACTTCATCGAATAGTTGCAAAGTCCCAATCGTCGATGTAATCGTTGTAAATAAAATAATCGGTTTTAACATCGGGATGGTAACGAGAAAAAACTGTTGAATAGGTGAAGCCCCATCGATTTTTGCTGCCTCATATATGGACTTATCAATGTTTTGCAAGGAGGCTAAGTAAAAGACCATATTGTAACCCGTCCAACGCCACGTAATGGCAATGATGATCGTGACTTTTGCCCAAAAGGGATGGGTGATCCAATTAATCGGTTCATGAACAAGATGAATCATCATTAAAAATTGATTAATTAATCCGTCCGTCGCAAATAAATATTTAAATATAACAGAATAGGCGACGAGAGACGTGACTGCAGGGAGGAAAATAGCAGTTCGAAAAAAACCTCGAAACTTCAAGTTTGGTGAATTTAACAAAGTCGCCAAAACTAAAGCGAGAAATAACATAATTGGAACTTGGAAAATTAAATAGATAAACGTATTTTTCAACGCGGAAATAAACGTCGGGTCTTTAAACAATCGAAAGTAGTTATCAAAACCGACGTATTGCAAATTATTGCCCATTCCAGATTGAAAGGATAAAATTAACGCTTGAATCATTGGATAAAAATAAAAGATGCAAATCATAATAACGGACAGTATAACAAATAACCATCCTACGTACGACTTTCTAAAGTGCAAACTCAAAACCGTTCACCCCACGATCTATACAAATTAAGAGAGGGCTTCCACTATTTGTAAGCCTCGGAAAATGGTCGCCCCCTTTTTCAGTTTGGCATCTATTAATTCAATTGTGCCTCTGCTTGTGCCTGAGCATCTTTTAACGCATCATCTAAATCCTTTCCGTTCAAATAATTTTGCATCTCAGCAACTAAAATATCCTCAATGGCATACGTATGCATTCCGTAATTCACAGCCGGTACTTCCTCTGTCCATTCTAAAAATTGTGCTACCGTTTTTTCTCCACCGAAATAATCGTCACTTAAATTGTACGCATCTGATCCGGCAGCTGGTAAATACGTTCCAATGGCTCCGATTTCTTGGACGAGCTTTTCATAAAACTCTACTTTTGACCCGAATGTGTTAGCAAGAAACTCGGCAGCCTTTTCCTTGCCCGGCACATTTAACACGTACCAAGAACTTCCCCCTAAGTTCGAAGCATTCACAGCATTCGGATCTGATAGCTTTGGAATTGGCAAAATGGCCCATTTTCCCGATTGGGATGCTTCTGCTTTCACACTTGGTGTAATCCAATTTCCAGTCGGAACTGTGACGACATCACCACTGTTAAAGGCACCGACGAATTGACTCCAATCGGTTACAATTTTTGCGACATCCGATTCTAACATTTCTCGGAAGAGCTGAAATCCTTCTTTTAATTGTTCATTATCAGCTAAATCTGGAGTCGTTCCATCTTCTTTTACGTACCATTTTCCTGCCGTTTGAATCATTACACGAACTTGGGCCAAATCATTCGGATCGAGTGTTAACATATATTTTCCTGTTTTCTCTTTTATATCTTTTGCCATTTCAACATATTGTTCCCAAGTAATGTTTGTGAAATCTTCTATTGTATATCCTGCCTCTTCTAAATAGTCAGTCCGCACATATAAACCGGTAACACCTGTATCAAAAGGTAAACCGTATTGTTTTCCATCAAAACTCGTCGGTGAAATTTTATAGTCGGCAAAATCATTCGGATGAATATAATCGGTTAAGTCATAAAAAGCATCGGGATACGCTTGTAAAAAACTTTGTGCCCGATAATCCTCGATGAGAACAATATTTGGCATTCCTTTCATCGTTCCTGAGCTTAATCCTGTATTTAATTTTTGAATAATGTCATCTTGCGCATTTTCAATAATTTCCAAATCTATTTCCGTTTCTCCATCGTAAAACTCCTCCGCAATTTCAAGGGCTCGAATATTAAATTTCGGATCCCATGCCCAAACGGTCACTTCATTACTTTCTTCATCCCCTCCACTGGAATTTGAACTTCCTTCTTCTGAATTACAACCGGACAAAAGCAATAACAAGGCAATCATAGCAAAAACAAGCTTTTTCATTTTTAAACCCCCTTTGATTTGATGTAAGCGTTTTCCGCTCTATTTTTACTCTAGCACGGGAAAAATCACAGGGGTTAGGAAGAATTTTAGAAAACTCTTTAATAAAATTTCGTTTTTTTTTCGTGAATCACTCGTTCATTTTAATTAATTTTAGCAATTTGTTCTTTTTTTAGATGTTTAATTGTTTTCGTTCAAAGTCTGTTTTCCGTTAATAATCGGTAATTTAATCGTAACGGATGTCCCTTTCCCGATCTCACTTTGCATTTGTACCCCATAATCTTTTCCGTATAGTAATCGAATGCGTTCATTGACATTTCGGATTCCAATCCCTTTAAATAGTTGAGCATTTTTCTTTTTATAACTAAAAATTGGATGTTGACCATGTAAATCCATCCCATCACCATTATCCTTAATTTCACAAGTGAGAATTCCTTTTTTCTTCGCAATTAAAATACAAATGATTCCTTCCTTTTGTTGATTAAAGGCATGAAAAAACGCATTTTCAACAAACGGTTGGAGAAGCAGTTTCGGAATAAGCAATTGGGTAACATCATTAGCTATGAAATATTGAACTTTAATTCGATCACCGTAGCGTACTTGATTAATTCGTACATAATTTTTTAAGTTTATTACTTCATTTTCGACCGTGTTTAACTCCGAAATATTCCCAATCGTATTTTGCAACAACGAAATAAGCGCATGAATCACATCGATTGCCTTTTCCTTCTCTCCTTGTTGAACGATGAAATTAACTGATGTCAACGTATTATATAAAAAATGCGGATTGATTTGGTGCTGTAACGATTCCAATTCTAGTTTTCTTTGTTTTTGTTCCGATTGAATTAATTCTTGAACATATACATTTAATTCCTTAAGCATCTGATTGAAAGCGTTAGCCAACTGTCTCGTTTCATATCCACCTTCAACTTCGACTGGCTTACTAAAATGATATTTGGACATGTTCGATATTTCTCGAACGAGCTTTCTCATCGGATTCGTCATTTCCCTTGAGATCACAAAAGTAATGCCTAATGTAATGAAAACGACGATTGAACTTAAAGTAACGATTTCCCTTTGGTTGGAAATATTATTCAATAATAATTTTTGATCGATTAAATTTACTAAATACATCTCATAGATTGGAAGATATTTTGCTAAAATAATGTAGTCCTTCCCTAATATTTGATCCGTTTTCCATTCTAAGTTTTGTTCTACTATTTTCTTCGCATCATTTAATAATGTTATCGATTGTCGACCTATTAAGTCGTCTTCACTATCTGATAAAATGTGTCCGCTTTGATTCAGTAGCACAATTTGATTATCTTCGCTCGTAAAATTGTTATAAAATTGTTTGAATTGGCTTTCAAAAATGATTATGTATAAAACTCCATAAATCTCACCGGATGATCGCTCGATTAATGTCTTTGAAGCGACAATGGCCTCTGGATGGTCACCACTGGAAGCATACGGTTGGAATAACAGTTTTCCAGCACGATCCATCGTATTTTTTGTAATCGGGTGCTCCCATAATTTGTTCACGTCGATGGGATCTCCTGTGTAGTTCACCGTAAATAGTTGGTCGTTTTTCCCTAACATGATCATGCTCGTCCGATAAGCTTCAATATTTGAATACATTTGATTTAATTGTTGCATCATTTCGTAATGGGATGTCACCAATTGTTTCGCACTTGATTCTTTTTCCGTCAACACCTTTTTTATAACACCACTTTGTTGAGCATTATGAAAAACGGTGGCTAAATTGTAACTAAAGGTATCGAAACTAGTAGTAATTTGATTGATCACTTTCTCGTTCGTAAAACTAAACGTGGAAATGAAATGTTTTTCTGACATGCTCGTTACTTGATATGTAATAATAATCGATACGGTTAAAATACTGAACACGAGTACGAGAAACATTTTTAAAAATAAATTATTGTAGTGAACCCATGTTAACACTTTTTTCAACTTTACTCATTCCCTATATTCCATTTTCTACGATAGCTACTTGGAGACAGTCCAACGATCTTTTTAAATACTTTGCTAAAATAGCTTTGATCGGAATAGCCAACGATATGACTAACATCTGCTATTGGAGTCTTGGTCGATTTCAACAATTCTTTTGCCTTCTCTATTCTCAACCGATTCACATATTCACTAAATCCTTCCCCGAGATGTTTACTAAAATATGTCGAAAGATACGTTGGATTGAAGTGAAATTTATTTGCTAGATCCGTTAAAGATAAAGATTGATTATAATGTTGATGAATGTAGTTCAATAGTTGTTGCATATAGTTTTGCTGTTCTGTTGATTCATGTGACATGATTAGGGCCACCTTGTCAAAATATTCGGTCACGTAACCAATAGCCTCCACAACATGGTTGGCCTCATTAATTTGTAAAAAATATTGATATTGTTCTTCCTCCAGCTCCCCCTCGTCATACCCCTTTTCACCTAAAAAAACCGTTACGTTAAAAATAATATTCCCTAAAAACGATTTAAACGCAAAAGCATCTCGATCGTATTGAGTAGCTAATTCATTTACATAAGCTTCGAAATAATTTCTCG
Coding sequences within:
- a CDS encoding sensor histidine kinase — its product is MLTWVHYNNLFLKMFLVLVFSILTVSIIITYQVTSMSEKHFISTFSFTNEKVINQITTSFDTFSYNLATVFHNAQQSGVIKKVLTEKESSAKQLVTSHYEMMQQLNQMYSNIEAYRTSMIMLGKNDQLFTVNYTGDPIDVNKLWEHPITKNTMDRAGKLLFQPYASSGDHPEAIVASKTLIERSSGEIYGVLYIIIFESQFKQFYNNFTSEDNQIVLLNQSGHILSDSEDDLIGRQSITLLNDAKKIVEQNLEWKTDQILGKDYIILAKYLPIYEMYLVNLIDQKLLLNNISNQREIVTLSSIVVFITLGITFVISREMTNPMRKLVREISNMSKYHFSKPVEVEGGYETRQLANAFNQMLKELNVYVQELIQSEQKQRKLELESLQHQINPHFLYNTLTSVNFIVQQGEKEKAIDVIHALISLLQNTIGNISELNTVENEVINLKNYVRINQVRYGDRIKVQYFIANDVTQLLIPKLLLQPFVENAFFHAFNQQKEGIICILIAKKKGILTCEIKDNGDGMDLHGQHPIFSYKKKNAQLFKGIGIRNVNERIRLLYGKDYGVQMQSEIGKGTSVTIKLPIINGKQTLNENN
- a CDS encoding carbohydrate ABC transporter permease, with the translated sequence MICIFYFYPMIQALILSFQSGMGNNLQYVGFDNYFRLFKDPTFISALKNTFIYLIFQVPIMLFLALVLATLLNSPNLKFRGFFRTAIFLPAVTSLVAYSVIFKYLFATDGLINQFLMMIHLVHEPINWITHPFWAKVTIIIAITWRWTGYNMVFYLASLQNIDKSIYEAAKIDGASPIQQFFLVTIPMLKPIILFTTITSTIGTLQLFDEVMNITYGGPGNATITISQYIYNLSFEYTPDFGYAATVSYVILILIVILSIIQFKVSGD
- a CDS encoding ABC transporter substrate-binding protein, whose protein sequence is MKKLVFAMIALLLLLSGCNSEEGSSNSSGGDEESNEVTVWAWDPKFNIRALEIAEEFYDGETEIDLEIIENAQDDIIQKLNTGLSSGTMKGMPNIVLIEDYRAQSFLQAYPDAFYDLTDYIHPNDFADYKISPTSFDGKQYGLPFDTGVTGLYVRTDYLEEAGYTIEDFTNITWEQYVEMAKDIKEKTGKYMLTLDPNDLAQVRVMIQTAGKWYVKEDGTTPDLADNEQLKEGFQLFREMLESDVAKIVTDWSQFVGAFNSGDVVTVPTGNWITPSVKAEASQSGKWAILPIPKLSDPNAVNASNLGGSSWYVLNVPGKEKAAEFLANTFGSKVEFYEKLVQEIGAIGTYLPAAGSDAYNLSDDYFGGEKTVAQFLEWTEEVPAVNYGMHTYAIEDILVAEMQNYLNGKDLDDALKDAQAQAEAQLN